The window TGTACATTGTGGGTTCATCTATGGCTTTTGAGTTGTTTCATAGATCAATTGGAGAATGGGAAATGGTTTAtatgacgatgatgaagcGTACTATCAACCTATTTTATTTCTTCCCACCCTTCTTCGGCTTACCCATCGCCGCCTGTCGCAACCGGTCCTCGCGCTCCTGCACAGCAGCCGCGCGCTCCCGTGCCTgctcgtccttctcctctttctccgcCTGCTTCCTTGCCTTCTCGGCTTCCCGCTGTTCACGCACAAGCGCCAATCGCGCCAGATCTGCGCGCGCCTCATCCGTCTTCCCCTCCGCATGCAGCTTCATATACCGCTcgcgcgcctgctgcgcctCGACCGCCTCACGCTCTCGCCGCGACAGCTGCGATAAATCAGCTGGCGCCTTTTTCGGCCGCGCCGGGGCAGCTTTCTCGTCGggctccttcttctgcagctgcgAGCGGGATTTGGCCGTGTGGTTCGGGTTGGCGGGTAGGTCTTCGACTTCGCTGGCCTCGGAGTCGCTCGGTGGCAGATCGCCCGGCTGCGCGGCGGTGTGCTTTCGTCTAGCAATCGCCTCTTGTTTCTTTGCTTTGGCGGCGGCTCTTCGCTCTTCGCGGGTCATGGATGCGCCCGCGGCGGAGCTGGGGCCggcgtcgtcgtcttcgcttccttcttcgccctcgccggactcttcctcttcagaCTCCTCGCTGGAGGATTCCTCGTCGCTGGACTGGGGCACTACATCTTGGGGCTCCTGGAGGGAACGGGGATGTGTTAGTTGGTCTCTTTGCCGGTTGAAGGGCATTGAAGTGGAAGGAAAACCGTACCCGCCACATTCCAACGACATTCCCATCCTTATCTATGGGCTGCAGGTTTCTGCTGAAGTGCTTGCCTCCTATTTGACGACTATCAGTGCGAGGGTCTTTTTTCTGCAGGGGTTGCACGCGACTAACCTCCTCGAGTGGGCTTGCTGAACtttcctcctcgaccgcgGGGCGCCATGGTAGAGTAGACGGTGGTGGGCGGGGGTGAATGGGATGAATGGGGGTATAAAGGGAGAATTGACGAGCCAAGGGAGTTTGCCGAGGTAGTATGTAGTTGTtggcagaggagaagaagcggaagtGGAAGAACTGAATCATCGGAGGGGCAAACTAACGAAGTGGGGGGGGGGTCTGGGCGCTGAATCACGAAGTAGTAGTTAATAACAAGACAGAACAGAGAGGGTCATAGATGGTTATAGACGGTTGTAGAGATGGGCAAATATATTATGGTCATTAATATTCCATTATTTCATATTTCATATTTAAGTATGCAGTCTGTGAGGTAGCTAACCAAGTATCTCTATATGGTTGGTGGTTAGGGCTAATGTTCAACTACGCATTTACACGCGCACCAGACCGGTGCCTACCTTGGCCACTCGGGCCCCGACCAGCGTCAAGAAACCCCCGAAGATGGCGCTGCCCATGAACATCTGTGCAAAGAGGTACTGCCCGTTATCGCGCTCGACCAGAGCCCCGGCAATGGGCGAGCCGATGAGCGCcgcgatggcgacgacgcTAAGCACCATGCCCATGCGCACGCCGATCTTCTTGAGATCTGTGGTCAGCGTGCTGAGTGTGGCAGGGAACAGAGACTGAATGCCCGCAGCGAAAAGGCCGTAGAAGACGGCAAATGCCCACAGGCCCGACAGACTCGACACGCCCGCCCAGCAGTAGGCCACCACACCGGTGGCGAAACTGaacggcagcagcaggttgAATGGACCGGTCCATTTGTCGGCTGCCAGGTTGGGGATTAACCGACCCGCGATTCCGACGCCGTTCATGACCATCAGCAAATCGATCGAGGTTGTGTCAGAGACGCCGATGATGTTGCGGCTGAAGCTGCCGATATAGAAGAACCCGACGTACAGGCCCCAGAAGTTCATGAACATTCCCATTGCAAACAACGCGTAGGGCAGCTCGGTGAATGCGGCCCATTCAACGAGCGGTCCCGTGGTGCGCGGCGGTAGGCGCTGCTTCAGGAAAACCAGGCAGGGGATCAGAGTCGCCAGCGTGATAAACCCGAGCGTTCGCATCGTCCAACCATATCCAACGCGCGGAAGCAGGCGCATAATCACGGCCGGGAAGACCAGTCCTCCTGTCGCAGAGCCCGAGGCAGCGAGACCGAGGGCAATGCCGCGCCGTTTGGCAAAATACGTCGAGATCAGCGCCAGTGTCGGGCAGAACATCAGTCCGCAACCAATACCCTGTGCCACGCCCTGTGCCAGAAACAATTGCCAGTATTTGGTGCACAGCGAGGTCATGAAGATGCTAAAGACCTCCAGGAGGACACCCATCGCGAGGGTGAATTTGAAATAGCCTGCATCCGTTGCGCGGCCGGAGAATGTCCCGATGAAAAAGAGCAGGAAGATCTGGATGCTGCCCACCCATGATATGTCGGACGGCGGATGATTCAATGTCTGTGTATAGTATGTCTGGAACACGCCGAAGCTGTTGATGTACCCCCAAGTGTTGAAGATGATCAGATGCGCCAGTGCGACCTGCGACCAGGCCTGGAAGCCCCCGTCCGGCGGCGGACCGAGATCTTTGCCAGATTCCCGGGTGCGCACGACCGTGAGGGTGCGTGCAATGGCGCTGGTGTTCGTGGGGACCGTAGTCAGGTCATTATACTCGTTGTTGGCGCCCGGCTCGCCGATTGTCGATTCTTCATCGGATGAGGCACGTCGGAGCTCGGCAtcgacggtggtggtggccggcTCGGTTCCGCATTCGAGGTCTTTATCCTCGACCATGCTTGCCGGCTTCTCCTGCGCCATTGGATCTCAAAGCGGACTCGTTTAGGCTGTCATTGATGACCGTCCCAAATGGAAATGGGAAAGAACGCCAAATTGCATCAAGAAACGCCACGAAGAGAATTACTCAATTATTATTAGTAACTAACGAGTGAGTCAAGTACGTTACGACGAACCCCGCGAGTGAAAGAAAATTTATGTAATTGAAAAATATGACGGGGTTCCGACCGACCCCTCGGCCCCGCTGGCCTCGCATCGATGCCCGAGGGCGCCCTCCGATGACAGTGCAATCGGTGTTCAATTCACTCGAGTAGCAGTGCCATTCCGTCATTCTAGAGTCCGATGAATATGCACATTCGAAGATGATGCCAGTTTCTAAAGCCGATCGCTCTGGTCGTTCATATAGGAAGCCCTAGGTTGCTACACGACCAAGCTCTAAAGCCGACTACTTCGGCAAAGGGGACAGCGGGTCTCATGGCCGCTGGATTTGGAAAAGCATCGCAAGTGCCCAAACCACTGCTTTCCACGAGTACAAATGGACCTGGACAGAAGATTACTTTTTAGGCCTGCCCACCGAAATTGACATTTCACTCAAACATTCCGTCTATTCCAAAGCATCTAGCACATTTAAACATACAACGCCGGCGCTCATGGGTCTATGCCACGATTACAACACATAAGAAGACAGGCTGTGCCATGCCTGCAGTCAAATCAGAGGACCTGTCAGCCAGGCCCTCAACTCCGGAACAAGGGAAACAAAAATGAAGCAAGCCCAACGAGGGATGGATTTAGCAAGCCACTCCCAACTCCACAACACGATCCTGTATGCCGAGCCGGAGGAAACCCGTCACTCCGAGCCAAAGTCTTATCGAAACAATGCGAGCCGATTCGTAACAGTTATCTGAGCATGAGGTACTTCAGTAGTCTTGGCCGTGGCTGTACAGCATCTGGACGGCGCCAATAACATCGGCGGGTTCTAAAAGATGCCAGCTGGCGTCGGTTTGCTTCGAGCTGGCACCCACGGTGACCGAATACACGTGGTCCTGGGGCAGGTCAAATTTCTGCAGCGCACGGAACATATCTGAACCAGAACTGTGTCAGCAATCATCTTGGTCGCAAGCCGCAAGCACCATGAACAAAATTCCCACATACCTTCGTCGGTGAAATCGTCCCCTAGACACAAAATGAAGTCAGGAGGCTTCTCCCCGTACTCGTCCACTAGCCGCGTGGCGATATAGCCCTTGTTGACAAATGTCGGCCGGACCTCCAAATTCGCCTTGcccgccatgacctccaCATCCCAGCGTTTGGCCACAGTATTCTCAAGGGCCTTCCGGCACTCACGAGCCTGGAACGCGCCGTACTCCGGATCCGCTCGCCGATAGTGCCAGGTCAAAGCCACCCGTTTCCGCTCAATAAAGGATCCCTGAGTACGTTCAGTGAAGTGCTGGAAAACTTCCACCACTTCCTTCTGCCAGGCCATATCCGTTCGTTCAGCCAGATTCTCCCAGTCGTCCCTCCGGGGCTTGCGAATGAAACATCCATGTTCGGCGCTCAGCCCCAATTCTGGAATGTGGCCCATCCATTCATCCAAGAAAGCCTGGTCCCGTCCACTGATGATCCAAACAGCGTTGCGCGGGTCTGCCGCGAGGCTTTTAATGGTGCGCAGCACTCGGTCCGACGGAATGGCGGCCTGTGGATCCTTGACGATGGGTGTTAACGTTCCGTCATAGTCAAACATGAAcagtcgccgccgcgccTTGCGGTACTGCCTCAGGAGTTTCGCCCGGTCAAGTGCAGGCGTGGCAACCGACTGGTCGAACGAGGAGAGATTGGTCAGGAGACGATGGAGAAACTGCTTCGACCAATTCGAGACTGTGTTGGTGATCACATGCTTGTACAGCTTTAGGTGCTGCTCCTTTCGCTGATCCGGGGGCATCTTCAGTGCCCGGTCAATAGCACCCGCGACGCCAGCTAGGTCCCAAGGGTTGATGTGAATAGCGCTAGGTAGCGTACCCGCAGTTCCCGAGAATTCGGACAGGATGAGTGGGCTGTGGTTTGTCTGTTGGCAGACAATGTATTCCAGACTTGTGGTGTTCATCCCGTCTCGCACCGTGGTGATCAATCCAACGTCAGCCACGCGCAATAGAGCAAAGTATTCTTGCTGCGAGAGATATTGCGGGTAATACTGGACGGGTGAAAAGCTCAGAGACCCAAAACGGCCATTGATGGTGGAAACAAGGCTGGAGATCTGACCAGCGATCTTGTTTTCAGgatcctctttctcctcctcgacgcTGGTGGGACTTGTCACTTGGATGAGGACAACCTTGTTGCGCCACTCGGGATATCGCTCCAAAAATACTTCGAACGCCTGTAGTTTCTGCGCCACACCCCGGACACTATCCAGTCGATCACGACCCACGATCATCTTCTTGTCGGCATACAGACTGCGAATTCCCGTCACGGCCTTTTCGATGTCTGGGGCTCCAAAGGCGGCCTTCTGGATGGCGAGTGCGTCAATCCCAATGGGGAACACGTCGACCGCAATGTGCGCCCCGTAGGCATCCACCCCGGCATAGTTTGATTCAAAGCCCAAAACACGGGTACAGCACGAAGAGAAGTGTCGGGAGTAGGAAAACGTCTGAAATCCGATCATGTTGGCACCTAGCACGCCCGTCAATACCTCCTTGCGCTTCGCCAGGCACCGTACAAACTCGCTGCTGGGGAATGGTGAGTGTAAAAAGAAGCCCACGTAGATGTTGGGAATTCGCTGCCGCAGGAGACTAGGCAGAAGGAACAGGTGGTAGTCATGAACCCACACGACATCCCCCTCCTGATACTCCTCCGCAATACGGTCCGCAAACAGCTGATTTAACCGGAGGTAATCAGCCCACCAACGCCGCTCCGAACGGCCATCCGTTGGACCATGCTGCTTGTAGTGCAGTAACGGGTACAATTCTCGCTCCGCATACCGTCGCCATCTTCCTTGGTCCTTCAGCAAGATGGTATCTTGCGGCTCGTCTGATGCGTCAGACAGCCACACCGGCAAAATTCGGCCATAGCGCCCCGAGCTGAGCTGGTGATCGAGCCGCTCTCGATCTTCCCGATCAATATTGATCCCCTCCAACAGTGGATGCATCGGGGGCTTCTGGCTGGCATCCACGGGAACCGGGGCTGCCGCTTTGTTCAACGGGAGATTGGGGGGTGGGTTGTGCGGAACGGTGGGCAACTTGCCGACGGCGTTGGCGGGGATCGGCTGTAAGGGTGTCTTCGAGTCCAAGGTCGGCTCAACTTCACCAGTCCAGCCTACCAGAGTGTGTGACCAAGTTGTCTCATCTGAGGCAAGGTGGGCGAATGAATCGAAGAGAGCCGAGCTTCCAGATCGTGGCTTGATCACCTATTCTCACCAAAAACCTTGGTCAGCTTTCTCTCCTTGGGCAGTCAAAATCAACAGGACTCGACGTACCAAATCCGATCCTGGCTGGTGATAGAGCTTGTATGGTATGCAGAATGCGGCACTGATCAAACGGCCGCTCAGACGTAGTCCCGGGTGCTGTGTGCGTGGATCGACCtccggcgaagatggcgaggcATCTGCGGTCAAGCTTAACCGTCGCAATAAGTCCATGCTCGACGATGCTCGCTTTGCTACATAAGCGGGAGACGAGGGAAGCTCGGACGGGTCCAATGATGCAGCATTGGCTCCAGGGATGTTGGCAAAGTATGAGGGCGTATCGGTGTCGACTGGGTGTGCCTTATCCGCATCCGCAGCAGGGGTCACATTGGTAGCATCTGTGTATGCTTCCTCCTTCAAGGCCCGTAGTCCTGGGCCAACCAGCactgggtctggctggcctTCCGGCACCTGCTTTGGGCTGTCTTGATCGGTCATGATGGAAACTGCGGTCGGCCAATCACTTCTCCACCTAGCGGGATTGTTTGCAATTAAACTGCAGCGGATGTCAACGCCAGCTGCAATTATCACATGTCATGGCCATGATCCGGGGGAGGATTGACGTCAACGCAGAAGGAAGGGATCGAAGGTACCTCGGAGCAAGATGGGGTCGATAAGCAGTTGATCAACACGCACGAGAACAACCTACGGGTGGCGCCCAACAGCCATGGATGGGCACAGAAAGGGAGAGACGCCACCGTCAGCAGGGAGCGGGCATGAGGCAGGGTGTGATGGCAAAAGCTAGGGAGGTAATTGGACTGAGAATTGTGGTGAACgggagaagggaatggaAAAGGGAAAGCAAGGGAAGgtgattgatgatgatggaggggcagaagACGCAAGCGGTGAGTGGATGAGCTGGACCATTCACAATGGCCCGCCTATCGTGACCAACACAAACATGAGGCATGCGAAACGTCATATCGACATACATACTCCCGGTAGGTAGAGAAAGATAGAAATACTAACACTACGTAGGCATGATTGTTTGAACGGCTTCATCTCTCAGACGGGTCACATGGTCAATTgcggcctgaggcaccaaTATCGACCCGGCCTGGCCAGACCCTGCACCAGCTCAGAAGTTCTCCAACCGACACACCCATCACCCTGCCATGCGGCCGGCTCGAGCACTCTCGAAACAGGTCCGCCACCCATTCAAATCCCATGTCCCAGTCAAAGACCCGGAGATCTTCACCAACAGCCTCGAAAAGACCGTAGGCGCCCATCGCGATGCCAACCGGGCGGGCCTCATTCGCAAGGTCTACCCTCGTGAGCCGTCGCCAGCGATTTGGAGGCCACAGCTCCGCCCGGAGGTTTATGCGGGCTACAGCCCACCGGCGACAGCTACTTCACCGACCTTAGAAACCCCAGAGCCCGAGCCAACTGCGGTCAAGCCCCAGAGCAAAGCGCGACGCCGCAAGAGGAACCACGGCCTGGATAGTCCGGTTTCGCGCTTATCCTCTCAACGACCTACGTTAGACTTGATTCATGGCGTGCAGCCTGGACAAAGACCCTGGCTGGCACATGTCGAGCAGTACCCTGCTCACGATGAAGCTACGGCACGCTTGGATGCCGAGATTCGCGCGTTGGACCAACACCTGACCCTTCGCCCCGGTGAACAAAGAGTGGTCGAGCAACTGAGTTTGGAAGTGGGAAATCTCTTGGAAAGGCACATTCTGTCCGCCGATCTACTGACAGGACTTCCTTTCGCTGCCAAATCCATACGAAAGTCTCTCGATCTCAAACCTCAGATCACCAATTCTCGCCGCACAGGGCTGGCGCTGCCGCATTCAGGTGCTCACTTCGTCTTCCCCGTCAAATACCAGGAACGATCCGGACGGTCCTTTGTATTGACTGCTCATCTGGATCCACGCCTACGCCTCGTTGAACATGTTTTACGGACCAGCTCCGCATTTGACCAGGTTCATTTTGTCCGAAAATCCGTACCCATACTCTCAGCGCAGCACCAAAAAACCGGTCTGCGGCTTCATTTCTCCTTTGGACACTTTCCTCGTCTCATGGACGAGTATCTACAAACCGCTCATGCCGAATTTCCCTCCCTGCGACCTCTGTATGTCGCGACTCGCACCTTACTGGAAGCACGCGGTCTCTTTGGTCCCGTAAACTCGGGCATTGGAGCCAACGCGCTTGCCGTGTTAATCATTGCATTCCTCAAGATGAACCACGATCGGTTCGTGGGTCCTTATCGCCTGGGTAAGCAATTGCTCGCCTTCCTACATATCTACGGATCAGAGATCGACCTCCAAACCGTCGGTGTTGCTGCGGATCCCCCGGGTTTCTTCGGAGCACAGAAGATGCGCCGTCCTAAGCAAGGCGAGGAACCCACCTTCCATCGCGGCCAGCGATCAATCATGAATGCAAGGTCCACGGTTGCCACAAAACAGAATATCCGCTTTTTGTGTATCCAGGATCCGACCCAGTTCATGCGTAATTTGGGTCGGTCATGTGCAcgcatcgccgagctgcaATGTGCTTTCATGGCTTCTCATGACTCGCTTCAACGTGCGTGCGACGATTGGCCCTCTCGTCGGGGGAATAGTCAGTTCAGTATCCTGGCGCCCGCGTTGCAGGCCAACTTTGATGAACTCGAAGTCTTTCGAGAACGGATCGCATCCTCGACGGATGTCGGTCTTGAATGAACCGTTAATGTCAACTATGATGTACTTTATAGAAACCAATACCCTTCTCTGTTTGATTACGTGAATGAGATAAAGATGAAGCAACAGAATTACGCTTATGATTGGTGTAAGTGCTAGAGTCGACTGAAGTAATCCAACAATGCCAGTTTATCCCAGTACAATGTATGACTcggacagaaagaaaagggaaagaaggacaTTCGATCAATGCGTTGGAGAGACGATGAAAATGCATCAACTGCGTGTGGCAAGCAGCGCTCAAGACAGGAACAATAGACgcgatggatggatgcgaATAGGTCCAGGACGCCGTCCAGTGCTAATTCAAAACGAAGATGAGGGATCAATTGCTATATTTCTGTTAGCATGCAGCCCGAGCAAGATATAAGAGGGGGGACAACTTACTAAATTTCCAACGGAGAAATTTGATCCAAAGCGTAGAGCCAGTTTCCGCCctgttcctctttctcgaGCCTGTTTAAGAAAGATCATGTCAGCTAAATCCAGTGGCCACAAAGACAGTCAGAACGCACCAGTCATAGGGCCAGAGAATGAGGCGGCCCTGCACCTTGTTCAGGAGGTCTTCCGCGCGTTGCTTGtccacaacatcatccgcaCCATGGAATTCTCGTTTAGACCCAATAGTTGTGGCTCTgcgtctccgtctccgggATTGTGTTTGAGAGGTTGAGTTCAGGTTGATGGCTTCGGAGTAATCGACGTGCGTTGAGTTTGTCCGcggcttctccatctcaccTCCACCGATACCATTCTCGTCACCGTGTCCATTCTGGGCGTGATTCGACGACGTTTGTTCTGATGCCACCTTCAGAGCAGACTTCTCACCAATAGATGACAATGTCTCCTGCTTGGAGAGGTCAGGCTGCTGTCTGGACTCCTTTCGGTTAGAGTCAGAGGGCCCGAGCACGATCTTTTCATCAATTGTCTGAGGAGTGTTCAATTCTGCTTTCTCAGTGTTCGGACTGATGGGAGACAAGGGCGAAGTTGCAGTAGTAGAAGCAGCGGTGGAATTGGCGCCTGGCGGGCCGGTAGTTTTCTGGTGAGGCGGGTTGAATGACTTGCTGCTCGCGTGGCTTTGCATCTCCGCAAACCGCTCTCCGTATGCGGCGTACTCCTTATACTCCTTCCAATTCTTAACCTCGCTGTCGGGCATACAGCGGAACACAGACCGGAATATCTTGGTGTTCTTCTCAGCCAGCGCTTGCCAGGTGTCCAGATAGAAGGCATCGTTCACGGGATCTCTCATACAATCCTTATC of the Penicillium psychrofluorescens genome assembly, chromosome: 1 genome contains:
- a CDS encoding uncharacterized protein (ID:PFLUO_000811-T1.cds;~source:funannotate) codes for the protein MAQEKPASMVEDKDLECGTEPATTTVDAELRRASSDEESTIGEPGANNEYNDLTTVPTNTSAIARTLTVVRTRESGKDLGPPPDGGFQAWSQVALAHLIIFNTWGYINSFGVFQTYYTQTLNHPPSDISWVGSIQIFLLFFIGTFSGRATDAGYFKFTLAMGVLLEVFSIFMTSLCTKYWQLFLAQGVAQGIGCGLMFCPTLALISTYFAKRRGIALGLAASGSATGGLVFPAVIMRLLPRVGYGWTMRTLGFITLATLIPCLVFLKQRLPPRTTGPLVEWAAFTELPYALFAMGMFMNFWGLYVGFFYIGSFSRNIIGVSDTTSIDLLMVMNGVGIAGRLIPNLAADKWTGPFNLLLPFSFATGVVAYCWAGVSSLSGLWAFAVFYGLFAAGIQSLFPATLSTLTTDLKKIGVRMGMVLSVVAIAALIGSPIAGALVERDNGQYLFAQMFMGSAIFGGFLTLVGARVAKVGTGLVRV
- a CDS encoding uncharacterized protein (ID:PFLUO_000810-T1.cds;~source:funannotate) encodes the protein MAPRGRGGKFSKPTRGGGKHFSRNLQPIDKDGNVVGMWREPQDVVPQSSDEESSSEESEEEESGEGEEGSEDDDAGPSSAAGASMTREERRAAAKAKKQEAIARRKHTAAQPGDLPPSDSEASEVEDLPANPNHTAKSRSQLQKKEPDEKAAPARPKKAPADLSQLSRREREAVEAQQARERYMKLHAEGKTDEARADLARLALVREQREAEKARKQAEKEEKDEQARERAAAVQEREDRLRQAAMGKPKKGGKK
- a CDS encoding uncharacterized protein (ID:PFLUO_000813-T1.cds;~source:funannotate), whose product is MRPARALSKQVRHPFKSHVPVKDPEIFTNSLEKTVGAHRDANRAGLIRKVYPREPSPAIWRPQLRPEVYAGYSPPATATSPTLETPEPEPTAVKPQSKARRRKRNHGLDSPVSRLSSQRPTLDLIHGVQPGQRPWLAHVEQYPAHDEATARLDAEIRALDQHLTLRPGEQRVVEQLSLEVGNLLERHILSADLLTGLPFAAKSIRKSLDLKPQITNSRRTGLALPHSGAHFVFPVKYQERSGRSFVLTAHLDPRLRLVEHVLRTSSAFDQVHFVRKSVPILSAQHQKTGLRLHFSFGHFPRLMDEYLQTAHAEFPSLRPLYVATRTLLEARGLFGPVNSGIGANALAVLIIAFLKMNHDRFVGPYRLGKQLLAFLHIYGSEIDLQTVGVAADPPGFFGAQKMRRPKQGEEPTFHRGQRSIMNARSTVATKQNIRFLCIQDPTQFMRNLGRSCARIAELQCAFMASHDSLQRACDDWPSRRGNSQFSILAPALQANFDELEVFRERIASSTDVGLE
- a CDS encoding uncharacterized protein (ID:PFLUO_000812-T1.cds;~source:funannotate); amino-acid sequence: MTDQDSPKQVPEGQPDPVLVGPGLRALKEEAYTDATNVTPAADADKAHPVDTDTPSYFANIPGANAASLDPSELPSSPAYVAKRASSSMDLLRRLSLTADASPSSPEVDPRTQHPGLRLSGRLISAAFCIPYKLYHQPGSDLVIKPRSGSSALFDSFAHLASDETTWSHTLVGWTGEVEPTLDSKTPLQPIPANAVGKLPTVPHNPPPNLPLNKAAAPVPVDASQKPPMHPLLEGINIDREDRERLDHQLSSGRYGRILPVWLSDASDEPQDTILLKDQGRWRRYAERELYPLLHYKQHGPTDGRSERRWWADYLRLNQLFADRIAEEYQEGDVVWVHDYHLFLLPSLLRQRIPNIYVGFFLHSPFPSSEFVRCLAKRKEVLTGVLGANMIGFQTFSYSRHFSSCCTRVLGFESNYAGVDAYGAHIAVDVFPIGIDALAIQKAAFGAPDIEKAVTGIRSLYADKKMIVGRDRLDSVRGVAQKLQAFEVFLERYPEWRNKVVLIQVTSPTSVEEEKEDPENKIAGQISSLVSTINGRFGSLSFSPVQYYPQYLSQQEYFALLRVADVGLITTVRDGMNTTSLEYIVCQQTNHSPLILSEFSGTAGTLPSAIHINPWDLAGVAGAIDRALKMPPDQRKEQHLKLYKHVITNTVSNWSKQFLHRLLTNLSSFDQSVATPALDRAKLLRQYRKARRRLFMFDYDGTLTPIVKDPQAAIPSDRVLRTIKSLAADPRNAVWIISGRDQAFLDEWMGHIPELGLSAEHGCFIRKPRRDDWENLAERTDMAWQKEVVEVFQHFTERTQGSFIERKRVALTWHYRRADPEYGAFQARECRKALENTVAKRWDVEVMAGKANLEVRPTFVNKGYIATRLVDEYGEKPPDFILCLGDDFTDEDMFRALQKFDLPQDHVYSVTVGASSKQTDASWHLLEPADVIGAVQMLYSHGQDY